From Catharus ustulatus isolate bCatUst1 chromosome 6, bCatUst1.pri.v2, whole genome shotgun sequence, a single genomic window includes:
- the ERV3-1 gene encoding endogenous retrovirus group 3 member 1 Env polyprotein produces MVWEKFLLLCYGCMILSQATENQSTEPNLAWELIQGFMHIWNHTNQGICINLPNSESEGFRFMMIWLNFSEILTRELDNLKKTGGNATWGMVASHFLDQKEGQQRDANGTWVEYKNAFYQLPRDSTWSHLWNQTCYQSLDTNPSETLQNVTSIPCTMVPWWDSPAEGGFFEHEYNLHWDAGWCIQIPDNPGTVYQVNRTNYEWAWSLKQIFDPVSTLQWASRAPTGKIVEWEVEKSDCKDHQTILPNGESICWKVRNHRSIAQNKSDTSFLNCSRVLDCTTGAGEPIETWYISELRTFIRDMCTCWDYPNYGYLNQDTRCNGSYENSETALSCGIPITHGPDRSRVWNSSSEAQEVPQGDLYQCSQAKYPAPRGTVWACSDGKMYSHLNMYDMAGLQCTIGFPTMCPSKTFNYTLYRNNKARREIHNPTDAKGWVQVPDYYTWGQNVALDLESFFVSSGVVQQHKYILENLTRQVHVLSNWTGHSLGEPNVEAQQASKKALQDRLALDMLLLKENGVCGMLNLADGECCVTVHNATTTIEEARQKMKEIADQTGELFQAMQPKD; encoded by the coding sequence GGAATCATACAAATCAAGGAATATGTATTAACCTCCCCAACTCTGAATCAGAGGGGTTTAGATTTATGATGATTTGGTTAAATTTTTCGGAAATATTAACGAGAGAACTGGataatcttaaaaaaacaggaggaaatgcTACCTGGGGAATGGTTGCGTCCCATTTCCTAGACCAGAAGGAAGGACAACAACGGGATGCAAATGGGACATGGGTAGAATACAAGAACGCCTTTTACCAGCTCCCACGTGACTCTACCTGGAGCCATTTATGGAATCAGACATGCTACCAGTCATTAGACACCAACCCTTCTGAGACATTGCAAAATGTCACTTCTATCCCTTGCACCATGGTGCCATGGTGGGATTCTCCTGCTGAGGGTGGGTTTTTTGAACATGAGTACAATTTACATTGGGATGCAGGATGGTGTATACAAATCCCTGATAACCCAGGAACTGTGTACCAAGTTAACCGAACAAATTACGAGTGGGCCTGGTCTCTGAAACAAATCTTTGACCCTGTCTCTACCCTACAATGGGCTTCCAGAGCCCCCACTGGGAAAATAGTAGAATGGGAAGTGGAGAAATCAGACTGTAAGGACCATCAGACCATACTACCTAATGGAGAGAGCATCTGCTGGAAAGTGAGGAACCATAGAAGCATTGCCCAAAATAAATCAGACACCTCCTTTCTGAATTGTTCCCGTGTATTAGATTGTACCACAGGAGCAGGTGAGCCTATAGAAACCTGGTACATCTCGGAGCTGAGAACTTTTATTCGGGACATGTGTACCTGTTGGGATTATCCCAACTATGGCTATCTAAACCAAGACACCCGATGCAATGGGTCTTATGAAAATTCGGAGACAGCGCTATCCTGTGGCATTCCCATTACACATGGCCCTGACCGAAGCAGGGTCTGGAATTCAAGTAGTGAAGCACAGGAAGTTCCCCAAGGTGATCTGTATCAGTGTTCACAAGCCAAATACCCAGCTCCACGGGGAACAGTATGGGCATGTTCAGATGGGAAAATGTATTCCCACTTGAACATGTATGATATGGCTGGACTGCAGTGTACTATTGGGTTTCCTACCATGTGTCCATCTAAAACGTTCAATTATACACTTTATCGTAACAACAAAGCGCGGAGAGAAATCCACAATCCAACAGATGCAAAAGGGTGGGTTCAAGTCCCTGACTATTATACCTGGGGACAAAATGTTGCTTTAGACTTAGAATCATTTTTTGTATCCAGTGGAGTTGTCCAACAGCACAAGTATATCTTGGAGAACTTAACTAGGCAAGTCCATGTGTTAAGCAACTGGACTGGACATTCGCTCGGAGAACCGAATGTGGAGGCCCAGCAGGCATCGAAAAAGGCTTTGCAGGACCGATTGGCCCTAGATATGTTGTTGTTGAAAGAGAATGGAGTGTGTGGGATGCTAAACCTAGCGGATGGAGAATGCTGTGTCACTGTCCATAACGCCACTACCACCATAGAGGAGGCTCGTCAGAAGATGAAGGAGATTGCTGACCAAACAGGAGAACTGTTTCAAGCAATGCAACCGAAGGACTAG